The nucleotide sequence gaaaaggaaatCTACCTTTGAACAATCACCTGTACAGCCCACTGACATCCTTTCTTTACTCCCCAGGCTACCCCCTCGGTAACACCATCCTCGGTCCCAAGGAACACAtcaactccatctccaaatcCGACTTGCAGAACTACATCTCCAAGAACTACACCTCTGACCGAATTGCCCTCGTAGGAGCCGGTTCGATCGAGCACGAAGCCTTGGTCAAGCTCGCCGAGAAGCACTTCGCCAACTTACCTGTATCCTCCAACCCCGTCCCATTAGGTGGTCAGGCCCACGCCCCCACTGATTTCCTAGGTTCCGAAGTGAGGATCAGAGACGATACCATGGATACTTTGAACTTGGCCATTGCTGTTGAAGGTGTATCATGGAAATCACCAGATTACTGGCCCATGTTGGTCATGCAATCCATCTTCGGTAACTGGGATAGATCATTGGGTGCCTCACCATTATTATCATCCAAACTCTCTCACATCATCTCGAGCAACAACCTCGCCAACTCTTACATGTCGTTCTCTACTTCATACTCTGACAGCGGTCTTTGGGGTATCTACATGGTTTCTGAGAAGTGAGTGTGGTTTCCATTCATTATTCGTGATTTCTTCTTGTCAAATCCAGCTCTTTTGTCATTTCGCTCGTAATGGAACGAATGCTGATGACTTGACTTTACCCTCCTCAGCCACATGAAcatcgatgatctcgtccACTTCACCCTCCGAGAATGGACCCGAATGTCCATATCCCCAACCATCGCCGAAGTCGAGAGAGCCAAGCAACAACTCAAGGCATCCTTGTTATTGGGTTTGGACGGTACCACCGCGATTGCTGAGGATGTAAGTTATTCTTCTATGCAGAATTATCTTGCCGCTCCAATCAGATATAGACTTGATATGTCTGTCTGACCTATCCACTCCACGGTAAATCTGAGCTAATAATCATGACCTCACTGCAGATCGGACGTCAACTCATCACCACCGGTAAGAGATATACCCCCAAGGAGATCGAGCGATATGTCGACGCCGTCACACCCGAGGAGATCCAACGTGTAGCTAGGAAATACCTCTACGACAAAGATATCGCTATTGCCGCTCTTGGTCGAACTGAGGGTCTATTCGATTACAACCGAATTAGAGCTGATATGTCTTCTATGATCTACTAAGCTTGTTATAGAGGATTGGTGGGACGGGATGTAGTGGTAGAATTGATAGGGAATATAAGTTATATCAAAACATATGCATCTATTCCTGCTGAATCTTGGCGTTGTGCGATTTACGTCTTTGAGGTATACCTGAGCAATGGATATAGAATCAACTTTGCTGGCATGGAGGTTTGATCCATGGACATATGAAGCTCAGTCGATGCTGTGTTTTCATCAGTGAATCGCATCCATCATATATATGCATCCTCCAACATAGCTATGATAGGACCATCATAAAAAACATGATTGACTACAAGAGTATGATTGTCTGCCCACGCGCCACGCCACGCAGCCCAATGAAACGATATCCAATCCCAGACGCTAACAGATACTCCAAATGGATTGtaggagagaagaagcgaTAAGACTTGTGGGAATATGCTTCCTCGTCCCCATTCAATAAGGCTTGAACCGTCTGTTCTTCTTGAGCTCTTCGACTTTTTGCTTGTCCGATTCGAACTTTGAACGCAATTCGGCGAGTTCTGGGACGGGGAGAACCAGGACAAATCAGCATTCGCACAAACTTATCATCAACTGCAATCCCTCTTGACAACATCTACCAAGTCGCGGTAGTAAGGTAGAGAAGTTGGATACGGATagctcaaactcaccctGTCGTTTCCTCTCGTTCCTCTGGAACTTATAAAAGTCCTGTAGTTCCCCAGCCCCgctccccttcttcttcttattcttcaACTTGTCCTGGAAATTTGTAGAAGCCACCCCGACCCCACCCTTCCCTTGACCGAACGCATCTCCCCTAGCTCCTGCTCTGCCATACCGCCCTGATCTCACCACTACCgtaaatccatcttcatccaccaatGCCCCCGCACCCGATTGTTTCGCTCGGGAGGAAAgtaggagggaatggaggtggTCGAACCTGTCCATTGAGGAGTCTGCGAATGCTTTTACATATTGCAGATCTGGTCGAAGGGAGGTATATAGCGAGGTATAATATTCCAGCCCTGTAGGTTCACTGGGATATTTAGTGAGAGATAGAGGGGATGGAGTGGATGACATCAGACGGGTTATGGAGATTGGATCtaggaagatgatgtgacATGA is from Kwoniella bestiolae CBS 10118 chromosome 6, complete sequence and encodes:
- a CDS encoding mitochondrial-processing peptidase subunit beta → MVASRLISRALARPPAPRVLKPTLSRSLAAVHPVTLPSLDPETKTSVLSNGLSVSTETIPGAQTSTVGLWIDAGSRADAADASGTAHFLEHLAFKGTKSRSQTQLELEVENMGAHLNAYTSREQTVYYAKAFDKDVPQAVDILSDILQNSKLEESAIERERDVILREQEEVEKQLEEVVFDHLHAVAYQGYPLGNTILGPKEHINSISKSDLQNYISKNYTSDRIALVGAGSIEHEALVKLAEKHFANLPVSSNPVPLGGQAHAPTDFLGSEVRIRDDTMDTLNLAIAVEGVSWKSPDYWPMLVMQSIFGNWDRSLGASPLLSSKLSHIISSNNLANSYMSFSTSYSDSGLWGIYMVSENHMNIDDLVHFTLREWTRMSISPTIAEVERAKQQLKASLLLGLDGTTAIAEDIGRQLITTGKRYTPKEIERYVDAVTPEEIQRVARKYLYDKDIAIAALGRTEGLFDYNRIRADMSSMIY